Proteins encoded by one window of Flavobacterium sp. N502540:
- the sufD gene encoding Fe-S cluster assembly protein SufD translates to MDLKEKLVSSFMAFEERVDVHSDLHDIRTKALKNFENKGFPTKKEEAWKYTSLNAILKNDFTVFPKQESAIEFNQVKKYFLHEIDTYKLVFIDGVFSSHLSSTTHDGIDVCLMSSALTKPKYKMIIDTYFNQVASKDDSLTSLNTAFASEGAFINIPKKKVADKPIEIMYFSTGNEAALMVQPRNLIIVGENSHVQIIERHQSLNENPVLTNSVTEIFAQKRAIVDYYKIQNDNSEANLVDNTYVSQQQESHAYVHTFSFGGNLTRNNLNFYHFGERLTSTLNGISILNDKQHVDHYTLVNHATPNCESFQDYKGIFSDRSTGVFNGKVLVEKEAQKTNAFQKSNNILLSDKATINAKPQLEIFADDVKCSHGCTVGQLDETAMFYMQSRGIPKKEAKALLMYAFSNAVIESIKIPELKQRITKIIATKLGVNLGFDL, encoded by the coding sequence ATGGATTTAAAAGAAAAATTAGTATCGTCTTTTATGGCTTTTGAAGAGCGTGTCGATGTACATTCAGATTTGCATGACATTCGCACCAAAGCACTAAAAAACTTTGAAAATAAAGGTTTCCCAACCAAAAAGGAAGAAGCTTGGAAATACACATCGTTAAACGCCATCTTAAAAAATGACTTTACGGTTTTTCCTAAGCAAGAAAGTGCAATCGAATTTAATCAGGTAAAGAAATATTTTTTACATGAAATCGACACTTATAAATTAGTGTTCATCGATGGTGTTTTTAGCTCGCATTTGTCTTCGACTACACATGACGGAATCGATGTTTGCTTAATGTCTTCGGCATTGACCAAACCAAAATATAAAATGATTATTGATACCTACTTCAATCAGGTAGCAAGTAAAGACGATAGTTTGACTTCGTTGAATACAGCCTTTGCAAGTGAAGGGGCTTTCATCAATATCCCAAAAAAGAAAGTAGCCGACAAACCTATCGAAATCATGTATTTCTCTACCGGTAATGAAGCTGCATTAATGGTTCAGCCTAGAAATCTTATTATTGTTGGTGAAAACTCACATGTTCAGATTATCGAGCGTCACCAGAGTTTGAATGAGAATCCCGTTCTAACCAATTCGGTTACAGAGATTTTCGCTCAAAAACGTGCTATTGTTGATTATTACAAAATTCAGAACGACAATAGCGAAGCGAATTTAGTAGACAACACTTACGTTTCTCAACAACAGGAAAGTCATGCTTATGTTCATACCTTTTCATTTGGAGGAAACCTAACGCGTAACAACTTAAACTTTTACCATTTTGGTGAAAGATTAACAAGTACGCTTAACGGAATTTCTATTTTGAATGACAAGCAGCATGTTGACCATTATACTTTAGTGAATCACGCAACGCCAAATTGCGAAAGTTTCCAGGATTATAAAGGAATTTTCTCTGATCGTTCAACAGGAGTTTTCAACGGAAAAGTTTTAGTAGAGAAAGAAGCTCAAAAAACAAATGCTTTCCAAAAAAGCAACAACATTTTATTGAGTGACAAAGCTACGATCAATGCCAAGCCGCAATTGGAAATTTTTGCCGACGACGTAAAATGTTCTCACGGTTGTACGGTTGGACAATTAGACGAAACCGCAATGTTCTACATGCAGTCACGCGGAATCCCGAAAAAAGAAGCTAAAGCTTTATTGATGTACGCCTTCTCGAATGCCGTAATCGAAAGCATTAAAATACCGGAATTAAAACAACGAATTACTAAAATCATCGCTACAAAATTAGGCGTTAATTTAGGATTTGATTTGTAA
- a CDS encoding four helix bundle protein, giving the protein MATLSRFEDLEIWKEARRLAKEIHLIAIHTELRSDLRFKNQIKASSGSVMDNIAEGFERDGNLEFRQFLSIAKGSAGETRSQLYRIFDFEYISDQKFEALKTDYENLSGKIKNFISYLNKKDFKGNKFQ; this is encoded by the coding sequence ATGGCGACATTATCACGATTTGAGGATTTAGAAATTTGGAAAGAAGCTCGACGATTAGCAAAAGAAATTCATCTTATTGCAATTCACACTGAGTTAAGGTCAGATCTCAGATTTAAAAATCAAATAAAAGCTTCTTCTGGCTCAGTAATGGATAACATTGCTGAGGGTTTTGAACGAGATGGAAATTTAGAGTTTAGACAATTCTTATCCATCGCAAAAGGTTCAGCCGGAGAAACAAGATCGCAATTATACAGAATTTTTGATTTTGAATACATTTCGGATCAAAAATTTGAGGCTTTAAAAACAGATTATGAAAATTTAAGCGGTAAAATAAAAAACTTTATCTCTTATCTAAATAAAAAAGATTTCAAAGGAAATAAGTTTCAGTAG
- the sufC gene encoding Fe-S cluster assembly ATPase SufC, translating to MLSIKNLHASIGDKEILKGINIEVKAGEVHAIMGPNGSGKSTLSAVIAGNENYEVTDGEVFLDGEDLADLAPEERAHKGVFLSFQYPVEIPGVSVTNFMKTAINETRKANGQEEMPANEMLKVIREKSELLEIDRKFLSRSLNEGFSGGEKKRNEIFQMAMLEPKLAILDETDSGLDIDALRIVANGVNKLKSEKNAIIVITHYQRLLDYIVPDFVHVLYNGRIVKSGGKELAYELEEKGYDWIKAEN from the coding sequence ATGTTATCAATAAAAAACCTTCACGCCTCAATTGGTGATAAAGAAATCCTTAAAGGAATTAATATAGAAGTAAAAGCTGGCGAAGTACACGCTATCATGGGACCAAACGGTTCCGGAAAAAGTACACTTTCGGCTGTAATTGCCGGAAACGAAAACTATGAAGTTACTGACGGAGAAGTTTTCCTTGACGGAGAAGATCTTGCTGATCTTGCTCCTGAAGAAAGAGCACACAAAGGAGTTTTCCTTTCTTTTCAATATCCTGTAGAAATTCCGGGAGTTAGCGTAACTAACTTCATGAAAACTGCCATCAATGAAACTCGTAAAGCAAACGGTCAGGAAGAAATGCCTGCAAACGAAATGCTGAAAGTGATTCGTGAGAAATCTGAATTGTTAGAAATCGACCGTAAATTTTTATCTCGTTCTCTTAACGAAGGTTTTTCCGGAGGAGAGAAAAAAAGAAATGAGATTTTTCAAATGGCAATGTTAGAGCCAAAATTAGCCATCCTTGACGAAACAGATTCTGGTCTTGATATCGATGCCCTTAGAATTGTTGCAAATGGTGTTAACAAATTGAAAAGCGAGAAAAACGCCATCATCGTAATCACGCACTACCAACGTTTATTAGATTATATCGTTCCGGATTTCGTTCACGTTCTTTACAACGGAAGAATCGTAAAATCTGGTGGAAAAGAACTAGCTTACGAATTGGAAGAAAAAGGATACGACTGGATTAAAGCGGAAAACTAA
- a CDS encoding flavodoxin family protein, whose amino-acid sequence MEDKKVIILGSSRKNGNTTRIADEISKETGIDIINLSDYNISYYDYESKNREDDFFPLIKDIIEKYDTLIFATPIYWYNMSGIMKVFFDRFSDLIRIEKETGRKLRGKKIGVISNSHDNEIEESFYIPFKKSADYLGMEYLGHAHFNANILNETTKIELTFI is encoded by the coding sequence ATGGAAGATAAAAAAGTAATCATTTTAGGCTCCTCCAGAAAAAACGGAAATACAACCAGAATCGCGGATGAAATTTCTAAAGAAACCGGAATAGATATAATTAATCTTAGTGATTATAATATTTCCTATTATGATTACGAAAGTAAGAACAGAGAAGATGATTTTTTTCCTTTAATAAAAGATATCATCGAAAAGTATGACACTTTAATTTTTGCAACGCCTATATATTGGTATAATATGAGTGGAATCATGAAGGTATTCTTTGACCGCTTTTCGGATCTAATCCGAATTGAAAAAGAAACCGGAAGAAAACTCAGAGGGAAGAAAATTGGTGTGATCTCCAATTCACACGATAATGAAATTGAAGAGAGTTTTTACATTCCGTTCAAAAAATCAGCCGATTATCTAGGCATGGAATATTTAGGACACGCGCATTTTAATGCCAACATCCTAAACGAAACAACAAAAATAGAATTGACATTTATATAA